From a single Apostichopus japonicus isolate 1M-3 chromosome 12, ASM3797524v1, whole genome shotgun sequence genomic region:
- the LOC139977251 gene encoding uncharacterized protein, with protein sequence MEHTMTLLRLLTIIVVLEGWKPSKATFAPDGDEDRSVCYVIDSVDEKTKTAKQVPCAEIESHTFSPVYKFDDYNQFSLSALYNQMQTHSSNVAVFEEDSMASCPETQHDYALYNQMQTHSSNVAVFEEDSMASCDETQHDYGHYEVQYAFTFLPIHCGRRIRTVHRVSILTNSSSSCASVKLSFPLSNNISDINITLSPGSGQSILIPEAYPEIDPRNRDPYGEITNTTIVISAIGKVHAYAFTECQQGNQASAFRLLDVDDIGTNYWVMSYHSYPKHKMLAVVSIYDNTSIQIHWNTSIAPELYPNNITILLNKFQTYTLALEFDPTGVQLTSNKPISVFSGHTKASIPATPSTDPIAECLKPVEDWGRVFSLTQLVDPKFAGGYIVRILSSSTNNITTWKLGGNHNETTLAAGEFLEVLVDGNVTHPLEIVASNKVLVVQFTVMNDHTSPVMLQVPSQEHHRISNEILFPVFDMTDTNTTTYLTVWLPPEVDILQLSLNERAVWKFIDKDSSEWSIFQTILEVGFNRLAIQGNGNVHAIVYSYGHRRAYAYTIA encoded by the exons ATGGAACATACCATGACCTTACTACGACTTTTGACGATTATTGTGGTACTGGAGGGATGGAAGCCATCGAAAGCAACTTTTG CTCCAGATGGTGATGAGGATAGGTCAGTGTGTTACGTCATTGATAGCGTAGATGAAAAGACCAAGACTGCTAAACAAGTCCCATGTGCTGAGATCGAATCACATACGTTTTCTCCAGTCTACAAATTTGATGATTACAACCAATTCTCGTTATCAG CTCTATACAACCAAATGCAGACGCACAGTTCGAACGTCGCGGTCTTTGAAGAAGATAGTATGGCTTCATGTCCTGAAACACAGCATGACTATG CTCTATACAATCAAATGCAGACGCACAGTTCGAACGTCGCGGTCTTTGAAGAAGATAGTATGGCTTCATGCGATGAAACACAGCATGACTATG GTCACTACgaagtacagtatgcattcacATTTTTACCGATTCACTGTGGTAGAAGAATTAGAACAGTTCATCGGGTTTCTATACTGACAAACTCATCATCTTCTTGTGCATCTGTTAAACTGTCTTTTCCGCTTTCTAATAACATAAGTGATATCAACATTACACTGTCACCCGGGTCAGGCCAATCAATTCTCATTCCGGAGGCATACCCTGAAATCGATCCAAGGAATCGCGATCCATACGGCGAAATTACTAATACGACGATTGTTATATCTGCCATCGGTAAGGTACATGCGTACGCTTTCACTGAGTGTCAACAAGGTAATCAAGCGTCTGCGTTCCGCCTATTAGATGTGGACGATATTGGTACTAACTACTGGGTAATGTCTTACCACAGCTATCCGAAACATAAAATGCTTGCTGTTGTTTCTATCTACGACAACACATCTATTCAAATCCACTGGAATACATCAATCGCCCCGGAACTGTATCCTAACAATATAACTATTCTTCTGAATAAGTTTCAAACGTACACTCTGGCTTTGGAGTTTGACCCGACTGGTGTCCAGTTGACATCCAACAAGCCGATTTCTGTTTTCAGTGGACACACGAAAGCTAGTATACCAGCAACACCGAGCACGGACCCTATTGCAGAGTGTCTAAAGCCCGTCGAAGACTGGGGTAGGGTTTTTTCGTTAACTCAGCTGGTTGACCCCAAATTCGCAGGTGGTTATATTGTTAGGATTCTGTCGAGTTCTACGAACAACATTACTACGTGGAAACTCGGCGGTAATCACAATGAAACAACTCTTGCAGCCGGGGAATTCTTGGAAGTATTGGTGGACGGAAATGTGACTCATCCACTGGAGATAGTCGCATCAAATAAAGTTTTGGTTGTTCAATTTACCGTGATGAATGACCACACAAGTCCTGTAATGCTGCAAGTACCGAGTCAAGAACATCATCGTATTAGCAATGAGATCTTGTTCCCAGTTTTTGATATGACGGACACAAATACTACAACTTACCTCACTGTGTGGTTACCACCAGAGGTCGATATATTGCAACTATCCCTTAATGAACGTGCTGTTTGGAAGTTTATTGATAAAGATTCTTCTGAATGGTCTATTTTTCAAACAATATTAGAAGTCGGCTTTAATCGTTTGGCTATCCAGGGAAATGGCAATGTTCATGCAATAGTATATTCATATGGACATAGACGAGCCTATGCTTACACTATAGCTTAA